One Anabas testudineus chromosome 15, fAnaTes1.2, whole genome shotgun sequence genomic window carries:
- the tasp1 gene encoding threonine aspartase 1 isoform X3: protein MIGFSSYAGVMESPMNSAEEQQHSSPLATSWSKKEEPNKNQKPKGVGGFVLVHAGAGYHSESKAKEYKHVCKRACQRAVDQLKAGALAVEAVAAALVELEDSPFTNAGMGSNLNLSGEIECDASIMDGKSLQYGAVGAISGIKNPVLVANRLLSEAQKGKLSAGRIPPCFLVGLGAHEWAIGHGIPPCPSEKMATKFSLSAYKRNKRKMEVAEEMDTGRNQTKKKRLSAENHSGCLDTVGAVVVDLEGNVAAAVSSGGLAMKHPGRVGQAAHYGCGCWAENACNMNSYSTAVSTSGCGEHLIRTMLARECSAAMQSEDAHQALLEAMQNKFIKVVSCRESC, encoded by the exons ATGATAGGCTTTTCAAGTTATGCAGGGGTTATGGAAAGTCCAATGAATTCTGCCGAAGAGCAGCAACACTCCTCTCCCCTGGCCACCTCATGGTCCAAAAAAGAAGAACCAAACAAGAATCAAAAACCAAAAGGTGTTGGTGGTTTTGTTTTAGTGCATGCAG GAGCAGGATACCATTCTGAATCCAAGGCCAAGGAGTACAAGCATGTGTGTAAAAGAGCCTGCCAGCGA GCTGTGGACCAGCTCAAAGCTGGGGCACTTGCAGTGGAAGCAGTGGCTGCAGCACTGGTTGAACTTGAG GATTCTCCTTTTACAAATGCGGGCATGGGTTCCAACCTTAATTTGTCAGGAGAAATTGAATGTGATGCAAGCATTATGGATGGGAAGTCGCTGCAATATGGTGCCGTAGGCGCTATTAGTG GTATTAAGAATCCAGTATTAGTTGCAAACCGCCTACTAAGTGAAGCGCAAAAAGGGAAATTATCAGCTGGCAGAATACCACCCTG ctTTTTAGTGGGGCTAGGTGCACACGAGTGGGCCATCGGCCATGGAATACCACCATGCCCTTCAGAGAAAATGGCCACCA AGTTCAGTTTATCAGCATACAAGAGGAACAAACGAAAGATGGAGGTTGCAGAGGAAATGGACACAGGACGTAATCAGACGAAGAAAAAACGACTATCAGCTGAAAAT CATTCAGGGTGCCTCGACACAGTAGGAGCCGTTGTGGTAGATCTGGAGGGGAATGTAGCTGCAGCAGTGTCCAGTGGAGGCCTAGCTATGAAACATCCCGGCAGGGTTGGCCAG GCTGCTCATTATGGATGTGGCTGCTGGGCTGAAAATGCCTGTAATATGAACTCTTACTCTACAGCAGTGAGTACCTCAG GCTGCGGGGAGCATCTGATTCGCACCATGCTGGCACGGGAATGTTCTGCTGCCATGCAGTCTGAAGATGCCCACCAAGCGCTGCTGGAGGCTATGCAAAACAAGTTCATCA AAGTGGTCAGTTGCAGAGAGTCTTGTTAA